A portion of the Acidobacteriaceae bacterium genome contains these proteins:
- a CDS encoding UDP-N-acetylmuramoyl-L-alanyl-D-glutamate--2,6-diaminopimelate ligase, with product MQWRTLLEEVNPLAFGGADVNVTGVQYDSRRVGAGDLFVAMRGGTVDGNQFIAKARELGAVAVLTDSREMFDVLGQQDFPVALVEHGRRALAEASAALFGHPERVLKVSAVTGTNGKTTTAFLLAQLLEAVGRKLLLLGTVETRIAGQVLESKHTTPEARDLYALFAEAVKAGCTEVVMEMSSHALDQERVWGVPVDVAMFTNLTQDHLDYHGSMKEYARAKAKLFHGVGGGAPRVAVIHDDAEFAGLMMDAYDGEEFVVRYGTTESANHRAEKIALAAGRTEFAFVTPEKTVQVVSPLTGMVNVENLMAAMCAALARGLSLEQVVEAAAKLKAAPGRFEVVPGSEAAGFTVVVDYAHTEDALANLLRLAHDLVAPRGGRVITLFGCGGDRDRTKRPKMGRVAAAASDFVVLTSDNPRSEEPMEILDEVMSGVREAVGQFAGEFVVEEDRRAAIEIAIRAAKPGDIVLLAGKGHEKTQTFADRTVEFDDVAEAAKVLKELSA from the coding sequence ATGCAGTGGCGAACGTTGCTGGAAGAGGTAAACCCTCTCGCTTTCGGCGGTGCGGATGTGAATGTCACGGGGGTGCAGTATGACTCCCGACGTGTGGGTGCGGGCGATTTATTTGTAGCGATGCGTGGCGGCACGGTGGACGGCAATCAGTTCATCGCGAAGGCGCGTGAGCTTGGCGCGGTAGCTGTGCTGACGGATTCGCGAGAGATGTTTGATGTGTTGGGTCAGCAGGACTTTCCTGTGGCTCTGGTGGAGCATGGTCGGCGAGCGCTGGCTGAAGCTAGTGCTGCGTTGTTCGGACATCCTGAGCGAGTGTTGAAGGTGAGTGCTGTGACCGGCACCAACGGCAAGACGACGACGGCGTTTCTGCTGGCTCAGTTGCTGGAAGCCGTTGGACGCAAGCTGCTGCTGCTGGGTACGGTGGAGACTCGGATTGCCGGGCAGGTGCTGGAGAGCAAGCACACGACGCCGGAAGCGCGTGACCTGTATGCGTTGTTTGCCGAGGCTGTGAAGGCCGGATGCACGGAAGTGGTCATGGAAATGAGTTCGCATGCGCTGGATCAGGAGCGCGTGTGGGGCGTGCCGGTGGATGTGGCGATGTTCACGAACCTGACGCAGGACCATCTGGATTATCACGGCTCGATGAAGGAGTATGCACGCGCGAAGGCGAAGCTCTTTCATGGCGTGGGTGGCGGAGCGCCGCGTGTGGCGGTGATCCATGACGACGCCGAGTTTGCGGGCCTGATGATGGATGCGTACGACGGGGAAGAGTTCGTTGTGCGCTACGGAACGACGGAGAGTGCGAACCATCGTGCGGAGAAGATTGCGCTGGCTGCAGGCCGGACGGAGTTTGCGTTTGTGACACCGGAGAAGACGGTGCAGGTGGTTTCTCCGCTGACGGGCATGGTGAACGTCGAGAACTTGATGGCGGCGATGTGTGCGGCGTTGGCTCGGGGACTGTCGCTGGAGCAGGTGGTGGAAGCTGCGGCGAAGTTGAAGGCTGCACCGGGACGGTTTGAAGTGGTGCCGGGGAGCGAGGCTGCTGGCTTTACGGTGGTGGTGGATTACGCGCACACCGAGGATGCGTTGGCGAACCTGCTGCGGCTGGCGCATGATCTGGTAGCTCCGCGGGGTGGACGTGTGATTACGCTGTTTGGTTGTGGCGGCGATCGCGATCGCACAAAGCGACCGAAGATGGGCCGCGTGGCTGCTGCGGCGAGCGACTTCGTGGTGCTTACGAGTGACAATCCTCGCAGCGAAGAGCCGATGGAGATACTTGATGAAGTGATGTCTGGCGTACGCGAAGCTGTGGGGCAGTTCGCCGGTGAGTTTGTGGTGGAAGAAGATCGCCGCGCAGCGATTGAGATTGCGATTCGTGCGGCGAAGCCCGGAGACATTGTGTTGCTGGCGGGTAAGGGGCACGAGAAGACGCAGACATTCGCGGACCGCACGGTGGAGTTTGATGACGTAGCTGAGGCTGCGAAGGTGTTGAAGGAGTTGAGCGCTTGA
- a CDS encoding sulfite exporter TauE/SafE family protein — MPSLWLAVPIGLLIGVCVGLAGTSGAFLIPTLVYVFGERQLRAQGTALFIALTPVWLGPLIPYWRSGHVNWRLGAVLGIGLAVGGYYGAQWAQRLPEAVARRCFGGMLLVVAIRMLVQR, encoded by the coding sequence ATGCCTTCGCTCTGGCTCGCGGTTCCGATTGGTCTGTTGATTGGCGTGTGTGTGGGGCTGGCGGGAACAAGCGGTGCGTTTCTGATTCCCACGCTGGTGTATGTCTTCGGAGAGAGGCAACTACGGGCACAAGGAACGGCGCTCTTCATTGCGTTGACGCCGGTGTGGCTGGGGCCGCTGATTCCTTACTGGCGGTCCGGGCATGTGAACTGGCGTCTTGGCGCGGTGCTTGGAATAGGTTTGGCTGTGGGTGGGTATTACGGCGCACAATGGGCGCAGCGGCTTCCGGAAGCCGTGGCGCGGCGATGCTTTGGCGGCATGTTGCTGGTGGTGGCGATACGTATGCTGGTGCAGCGATAG
- a CDS encoding penicillin-binding protein: MKTSRQTLTAPIRRVRFVYVAMFFCFWTIVIALRLVWLQVIQHQHYVERAAQQQERTFEVAPRRGVLYDRNLRELAMTVLTDSVYAVPKELGENRENAAELLAKIVHTDPQDRFTSEHQMMARFNASRNFAWVARKLDPDTAQRVRELNLKGVYFQKEFKRFYPNSDLAAHVLGYVGTDDNGLAGLESEFDDELHGTPGHMLTAVDAKRHVMGSVESEPMPGENLVLTIDANIQYMAERALDAQVAKFKALHGTIVVQDPHTGNILALAVSPRFNPNDSRHIEPGQLNNLAVSDVYEPGSTFKLVTYAAALDGAGVEPTDKVDCQGGAWTMYGRTLHDDKDDHFGVVSVQYALEHSSDVGAAKLAMKLGNDKFYKYIKGFGFGDRSGIELPSETRGLLRNPRKWGATSFMSIAIGQEVGVTPVQLVTMVSTIANGGVYLPPHVLLESTDEVKGDPRLATRPFKPVMQLPKDLPDGSRRVISEMTSAKMRMMMQGIVTEGTGRLAALNGYSSAGKTGTAEKIDPATHTYSHTKLVASFAGFAPVSAPAISVAVVIDQPSVGTGYGGTTSAPVFSEVAQEVLEYLGVPHDQPLKSKTQFTQELAAVKPEADGPSDVEPSSDLQAMYDEVNTLPPDDPLRQPQAAAAIAANQVADAAAAEASQRAALASGQRKGILGLPDKVLAAFHANGNTTSVMPGASVTTPVPATTVQPSVQVRSSTAVVVDAGKRVAVPDFHGQALRSVVENAGALGLRVQMLGSGLAKDQAPAAGTMVPPGTEVVVRFAR; the protein is encoded by the coding sequence ATGAAAACATCGCGACAGACATTGACCGCACCCATTCGTCGGGTGCGCTTTGTCTATGTGGCGATGTTTTTCTGCTTCTGGACGATTGTGATTGCATTGCGCCTGGTGTGGCTGCAGGTGATTCAGCACCAGCATTACGTGGAACGCGCAGCGCAGCAGCAGGAGCGTACGTTTGAGGTGGCCCCGCGGCGTGGTGTGCTCTATGACCGCAACCTTCGCGAGCTGGCGATGACGGTGCTGACGGACTCGGTGTATGCGGTGCCGAAGGAGCTGGGCGAGAACCGCGAGAACGCTGCGGAGCTGCTGGCGAAGATCGTTCATACGGACCCACAGGACCGGTTTACAAGCGAACACCAGATGATGGCGCGTTTCAATGCCTCGCGCAACTTTGCATGGGTGGCTCGCAAGCTTGATCCGGATACAGCGCAGCGTGTGCGTGAGCTGAACCTGAAGGGCGTGTACTTCCAGAAAGAGTTCAAGCGCTTCTATCCGAACTCTGATCTAGCGGCGCATGTGCTGGGGTATGTGGGCACGGATGACAACGGTCTGGCCGGCCTGGAGAGCGAGTTTGACGATGAGTTGCATGGCACGCCGGGGCACATGCTCACGGCGGTGGATGCGAAGCGGCATGTGATGGGTTCGGTGGAGAGTGAGCCTATGCCGGGTGAGAACCTGGTGCTTACTATCGACGCAAATATCCAGTACATGGCGGAGCGCGCGCTGGATGCGCAGGTGGCGAAGTTCAAGGCGTTGCACGGAACGATTGTGGTGCAGGACCCGCACACGGGGAACATTCTGGCGCTGGCGGTGAGCCCGCGTTTCAATCCGAATGATTCGAGGCATATTGAGCCCGGCCAGTTGAATAATCTCGCGGTGAGCGATGTGTATGAACCTGGTTCGACGTTCAAGCTCGTGACGTATGCAGCGGCGCTGGATGGCGCAGGTGTTGAGCCGACGGACAAGGTCGATTGCCAGGGCGGCGCGTGGACGATGTATGGCCGTACGCTGCATGACGATAAAGACGACCACTTCGGCGTGGTGAGCGTGCAGTATGCGCTGGAGCACTCGAGCGATGTGGGCGCGGCGAAGCTGGCGATGAAGCTTGGCAACGACAAGTTCTACAAGTACATCAAGGGCTTCGGGTTTGGCGATCGCAGCGGCATTGAACTGCCGAGTGAGACGCGCGGGCTGCTGCGGAATCCGCGCAAGTGGGGCGCGACGAGCTTCATGTCGATTGCTATCGGCCAGGAAGTGGGCGTGACGCCTGTTCAACTGGTGACGATGGTGTCGACGATTGCGAATGGTGGCGTGTATCTGCCGCCGCACGTTCTGCTGGAGTCGACGGACGAGGTGAAGGGTGATCCTCGGTTGGCGACGCGTCCGTTCAAGCCTGTGATGCAGTTGCCGAAGGATCTGCCGGATGGTTCCCGGCGCGTGATCAGCGAGATGACCAGCGCGAAGATGCGCATGATGATGCAGGGCATCGTGACCGAGGGCACGGGCAGGCTGGCTGCGCTGAACGGCTATAGCTCGGCGGGTAAGACGGGCACGGCGGAGAAGATTGATCCGGCGACGCATACGTACTCGCACACGAAGCTGGTGGCGAGTTTTGCAGGATTCGCCCCGGTGAGTGCGCCGGCGATTTCTGTGGCGGTTGTGATTGACCAGCCCAGCGTGGGAACGGGCTACGGTGGAACGACGTCGGCACCGGTGTTCAGCGAGGTTGCGCAGGAAGTGCTGGAGTATCTGGGTGTACCGCATGACCAGCCGCTGAAGTCGAAGACGCAGTTTACACAGGAGCTGGCGGCGGTGAAGCCAGAGGCTGATGGCCCGAGCGATGTGGAGCCTTCGAGCGATCTGCAGGCGATGTATGACGAGGTGAACACATTGCCTCCGGATGATCCTTTGCGCCAGCCACAGGCCGCAGCAGCGATTGCAGCGAACCAGGTGGCAGATGCTGCCGCGGCGGAAGCTTCGCAGCGTGCGGCGCTAGCGTCGGGTCAGCGCAAGGGTATTCTGGGGCTGCCGGATAAGGTGCTGGCAGCGTTCCATGCGAATGGGAATACGACCTCGGTGATGCCGGGGGCGAGCGTAACGACGCCCGTGCCAGCCACAACGGTGCAGCCTTCTGTGCAAGTACGCAGTTCCACGGCCGTGGTGGTGGATGCAGGCAAGCGTGTGGCTGTGCCGGACTTCCACGGGCAGGCGTTGCGCAGCGTGGTGGAGAACGCCGGTGCGCTGGGGCTGCGTGTGCAGATGCTGGGCAGCGGACTGGCGAAGGACCAGGCCCCCGCTGCGGGGACGATGGTGCCTCCCGGCACGGAAGTGGTTGTGAGGTTCGCACGCTGA
- a CDS encoding UDP-N-acetylmuramoyl-tripeptide--D-alanyl-D-alanine ligase: MKLTLGQIADWIHAEGEFDSAKEALGYSIDTRTIGAGDLYFAVKGERLDGHDFIEQALANGAVAAVVSQHWLAPSGFDECLLLRVPEECDDCVLNAMQKLASAVRRYWGKRVIGVTGSAGKTTTKECIAAVLAARFAVLKTEGNYNNHFGVPLTLLRLESEHEVAVVEMGMNHAGEIALLAKIAAPNWGVVSNVGMAHTEFFADGIDGVARAKRELIEALPADGVAFLNADDERVRRFGEGLVVRVVLYGTNEGADVRATEITERGLFGTEFVRVSEGVAPGVETRWPVHLHLPGRHNVLNALAAFAVAREAGVELGDAVAAMEKLQPTEKRGSTLEWNGAMIVNDTYNSNPSALQAMIRALAGTGAERRVLVAGEMRELGPEGEALHRACGKAAADAGIDVVVGVHGLAAALVDAAREAGAEAHFVETPEEAGEWMKTQLRDGDVALLKASRGVRLERALAVLS; encoded by the coding sequence TTGAAGCTGACGCTGGGGCAGATTGCGGATTGGATTCATGCAGAGGGCGAGTTCGACTCGGCGAAGGAAGCGCTGGGGTACTCGATCGATACGCGCACGATTGGTGCGGGTGATTTGTACTTTGCGGTGAAGGGCGAGCGGCTGGATGGGCACGACTTTATCGAGCAGGCATTGGCGAACGGCGCTGTGGCTGCGGTGGTGAGCCAGCACTGGCTGGCTCCTTCGGGCTTTGATGAGTGCCTGCTGTTGCGTGTGCCGGAAGAGTGCGACGACTGTGTGTTGAACGCGATGCAGAAGCTGGCGAGCGCCGTGCGCAGGTATTGGGGCAAGCGTGTTATCGGCGTGACGGGGTCGGCGGGGAAGACGACGACGAAGGAGTGCATCGCTGCAGTGCTGGCGGCAAGGTTCGCTGTACTGAAGACGGAAGGCAACTACAACAACCACTTCGGTGTGCCGCTGACGCTGTTGCGACTGGAGTCGGAGCACGAGGTTGCCGTGGTCGAGATGGGCATGAACCACGCGGGCGAGATCGCGCTGCTGGCGAAGATTGCTGCGCCGAACTGGGGCGTGGTGTCGAACGTGGGCATGGCGCATACGGAGTTCTTCGCCGATGGGATTGATGGCGTGGCGCGCGCGAAGCGGGAGCTGATTGAAGCTCTGCCTGCGGATGGTGTGGCCTTTTTGAACGCCGATGATGAGCGCGTGCGTCGCTTCGGCGAAGGGCTTGTGGTGAGGGTGGTGCTTTATGGCACGAACGAGGGCGCTGACGTTCGCGCGACGGAGATTACCGAGCGCGGGTTGTTTGGCACAGAGTTTGTTCGCGTGAGCGAGGGCGTCGCGCCGGGTGTGGAGACGCGTTGGCCTGTGCATTTGCATCTGCCGGGAAGGCACAATGTGCTGAACGCGCTGGCGGCCTTTGCGGTGGCGCGCGAAGCGGGCGTTGAGCTGGGCGATGCGGTGGCGGCGATGGAGAAGCTGCAGCCAACGGAGAAGCGCGGCAGCACGCTGGAGTGGAACGGCGCGATGATCGTGAACGACACGTATAACTCGAACCCTTCGGCGCTGCAGGCGATGATTCGGGCGCTGGCAGGAACGGGTGCTGAGCGTCGGGTGCTGGTCGCGGGCGAGATGCGCGAGTTGGGGCCGGAGGGCGAGGCGCTGCATCGGGCGTGCGGCAAAGCTGCGGCCGATGCGGGGATTGATGTTGTCGTGGGCGTGCATGGGCTTGCGGCGGCGCTGGTAGACGCTGCGCGGGAGGCCGGTGCGGAAGCGCACTTTGTCGAAACGCCGGAAGAGGCTGGCGAGTGGATGAAGACGCAGCTGCGGGATGGTGATGTGGCTCTGCTGAAGGCTTCGCGTGGGGTTCGGCTGGAGCGGGCGCTTGCCGTGTTGTCGTAA